A section of the Deltaproteobacteria bacterium genome encodes:
- a CDS encoding type II toxin-antitoxin system Phd/YefM family antitoxin, translating to MQRIKIDQDIRPMSEVRTGIASFLKQVRDTKRPLIITQHGKSVAVLVDVGEYEAMQEKVELLQDIQTSISQLESGAGIENNDAKAVLLKLISK from the coding sequence ATGCAAAGAATAAAAATTGATCAAGATATCAGACCAATGTCGGAGGTCAGAACGGGGATCGCCTCCTTTCTCAAACAAGTACGTGATACCAAAAGACCTCTCATCATTACACAACATGGTAAAAGCGTAGCCGTCTTAGTTGACGTAGGCGAATACGAAGCCATGCAAGAAAAAGTAGAACTCCTCCAGGATATTCAAACATCAATTAGTCAGTTAGAAAGCGGCGCTGGAATCGAAAATAATGATGCAAAAGCAGTTTTGCTGAAACTGATTTCGAAATGA
- a CDS encoding MarC family protein: MTLFSAAVLLFLVIDPFGNIPLFLSVLKNVDDRKQRKIIVREMLIALLILVLFLFTGQYILGFLGISEPSLSIAGGIILFMIALKMIFLGSEKLFGDTPEGEPLIVPLAIPFIAGPSAIATVLLLMAREPSRWLEWFTALLCAWFLSAIILLFSNHISNIVGNRVLTAIERLMGMLLTTVAVEMFIKGARQLLFLH; encoded by the coding sequence ATGACGTTATTTTCGGCTGCAGTTCTGTTGTTTCTGGTTATCGATCCCTTTGGGAATATACCGCTGTTTTTATCCGTCCTGAAAAATGTTGATGACCGGAAACAAAGAAAAATAATTGTGCGGGAGATGTTGATCGCGCTCCTTATTCTTGTTCTGTTCTTATTCACCGGTCAATATATCCTCGGATTTCTGGGCATTTCTGAGCCGTCTCTGAGCATAGCCGGAGGAATAATCCTTTTCATGATTGCCTTAAAAATGATCTTTCTTGGCTCGGAGAAACTATTCGGAGATACTCCTGAAGGAGAACCCCTGATCGTTCCTCTCGCAATTCCTTTCATCGCAGGTCCGTCCGCAATAGCAACGGTTTTGCTCCTCATGGCAAGAGAGCCATCGCGTTGGCTTGAATGGTTCACAGCCCTTCTGTGCGCATGGTTCCTTTCAGCCATTATTCTCCTGTTTTCCAATCATATCAGTAATATAGTCGGGAATAGAGTATTGACGGCAATTGAACGTTTAATGGGCATGCTGTTAACGACAGTTGCCGTGGAGATGTTCATAAAAGGGGCGAGGCAATTGCTTTTTTTACACTAA
- a CDS encoding exonuclease SbcCD subunit D C-terminal domain-containing protein: protein MKILHTSDWHIGRALYGRKRYEEFEAFLNWLAGLIEDENIDVLLVAGDVFDNSTPSNYVQTLYYRFLNRVAAASHRHMVVTAGNHDSPSFLNAPRELLKFLNIHVVGCASDSPEDELIVLSGPDHEPRLIVCAIPYLRDRDIRTAEAGESLEDKERKIIEGIRDHYRMVYEVAERKRAMLKKSVPIVAMGHLFTAGGQTVDGDGVRELYIGSLLQVRTDVFPEHIDYLALGHLHIPQTVGGSDFIRYAGSPLPIGFGEARQEKSVVLVEFSGNAPTVTIVPVPRFQELKTLQGDWPTIARNIEELKSGESNAWLEIVYEGDEIAGDLRERLDEAIAGTGIEILRVKNNRVLERAMSGMDAKETLDDLDTTDVFKRCLESHEVPEDQRPELLSAYQEIIVSMNEADQMAE, encoded by the coding sequence ATGAAGATTCTGCACACATCCGACTGGCACATTGGCCGCGCGCTTTATGGCCGCAAGCGATACGAGGAGTTCGAAGCTTTCCTGAACTGGCTGGCTGGGCTTATTGAGGACGAAAACATCGATGTACTGCTTGTGGCGGGGGACGTGTTCGACAACAGCACGCCAAGCAACTATGTACAGACGTTGTATTACCGTTTCTTGAACCGTGTGGCGGCCGCTTCACACCGTCATATGGTTGTCACGGCAGGAAATCATGATTCGCCGTCTTTTTTAAATGCCCCCAGGGAACTCCTGAAATTTTTGAACATCCATGTTGTTGGCTGCGCATCCGATTCTCCTGAAGATGAACTGATTGTGCTATCCGGGCCGGATCATGAGCCACGGCTTATTGTCTGCGCCATCCCCTATCTCAGAGACCGCGATATCCGCACCGCCGAGGCAGGTGAAAGCCTTGAGGACAAGGAGAGGAAAATCATTGAAGGTATCAGGGATCATTACCGGATGGTGTATGAAGTGGCCGAACGGAAACGCGCCATGTTGAAAAAGTCTGTTCCGATTGTCGCTATGGGGCATCTTTTCACCGCAGGCGGCCAAACCGTTGACGGCGATGGGGTGCGTGAACTGTATATCGGCTCCCTTTTACAGGTCAGAACAGATGTGTTTCCCGAACATATCGACTACCTTGCATTGGGGCATCTTCATATCCCTCAAACGGTGGGCGGTTCAGATTTCATACGCTATGCGGGCTCGCCTCTGCCCATTGGCTTCGGAGAAGCAAGACAGGAAAAGAGCGTCGTTCTTGTTGAATTTTCGGGTAATGCACCTACTGTAACAATTGTGCCGGTACCCAGGTTCCAGGAACTGAAAACCCTGCAAGGGGATTGGCCAACCATCGCTCGCAATATCGAAGAACTGAAGTCCGGAGAGAGCAATGCCTGGCTGGAAATAGTATATGAAGGAGATGAGATAGCCGGCGATTTGCGAGAGCGATTGGATGAGGCAATCGCAGGTACCGGCATAGAGATCCTCCGTGTTAAGAATAACCGGGTGCTGGAACGCGCTATGAGCGGGATGGATGCTAAAGAAACGCTCGATGATCTGGACACGACGGACGTATTCAAACGCTGCCTTGAATCGCATGAAGTCCCGGAGGATCAGCGTCCGGAGCTTTTGAGCGCATATCAGGAAATCATCGTTTCAATGAATGAAGCGGACCAGATGGCGGAATAG
- a CDS encoding AAA family ATPase — protein sequence MRILGVRFKNLNSLTGEWHVDFTHPDYSSNGIFAITGPTGSGKTTIMDAICLGLYGRTPRLDKVTKSSNEIMSRQTGECFAEVTFETQKGRYRCHWSQYRARKRSDGALQQAKHEIADADSGAVLESKINQVGEFIEKATGMDFERFTRSMLLAQGGFAVFLQAPPNDRAPILEQITGTEIYSRISVKVHERRTEERDKLEILQAELKGIQVLNEDEERELQSGLKEKQGREKELAGKMNDIRKSIAWLDGMVALEKDLGELDKKQQDFEKRRQEFDPESKKLEKSRKALSLEGDYRGIVAVRVQQEAETKELDGAIAVFPEKDKSRADAVAIKQSAETLLAEARTRQTSEAAVIKKVRDFDARLSEQKRQVEEKDKAIGEIKKQGNAYKSQIENGEQELKKTQTALEAVHNYQAKHAADAALLTNLAAIDRGYALLRDNEAKHTKACKELFTATGEKEFALASRTKIEADHEKSLQEYEKGQSELKRLTDEITAILKRREISQWRHDTDALKGRERLLIQTGETIARIDKTHTALEGLKSSIETLKTGNVKLLDEIKSCADKKALLEKDITTLETQVSLLNRIRNLEEERKRLEDGKPCPLCGAPDHPYAQGNVPELNEAEAGLKKTKSEFKKVSEKLEKMKADQAKTEAEIQHAEKGMVEKKAAMATDEKQCSEAMLMLNIKEALYERSVKVREDMVNTQAKIAETSGIIAIAEENSKKEKSAQTSLEKIREKFDNSGKALQDARHKLETAGHTHERLIKDCAALAADTQNARTAALKDVEPFGVSQIPLDSLDAILKDLTARKDTWQTKSNEKTAQEKKIDELKADIGKYNALLGNLKEDLATRRKDHDDLKMAYEALSASRRELFGEKNADQEEKHLVDAVDKAGKAFEKAREEYGQIEKEISALKEKIDLLKIKTGNRVKELVQAEQKLTERIKGAGFEDEADYLSSRLSEEERELLADKEKSLIKEKTELDARRKDRSEALASEREKNLSDQSSETLKENLSACESDLKKISLDIGGIIRILSENKKLREKQQERIKNIEARKKECARWDDLHDLIGSADGKKFRNFAQGLTFEMMTAHANRQLRKMSDRYLLIRDSSQPLELNVIDNYQAGEIRSTKNLSGGESFIVSLALALGLSHMASRNVRVDSLFLDEGFGTLDEDALETAIETLAGLQQDGKLIGVISHVTALKERISTQIQVTPETGGRSSLSGPGCRRI from the coding sequence ATGAGAATACTTGGTGTTCGGTTCAAGAACCTGAATTCACTCACGGGCGAATGGCATGTTGATTTCACCCACCCGGACTATTCATCTAATGGCATATTCGCAATCACAGGCCCTACGGGCTCAGGAAAGACGACCATCATGGACGCTATCTGTCTTGGGCTTTACGGCAGGACGCCCCGCCTGGATAAGGTTACGAAAAGCAGCAATGAGATCATGTCGCGTCAGACAGGTGAATGTTTTGCCGAGGTTACATTTGAGACGCAGAAGGGCCGTTACCGTTGCCACTGGAGCCAGTATCGCGCCCGGAAAAGATCCGATGGAGCATTACAACAGGCAAAGCATGAAATAGCCGATGCAGATTCCGGGGCAGTTCTGGAATCAAAAATAAACCAGGTGGGTGAATTCATCGAGAAGGCCACGGGTATGGATTTTGAGCGCTTCACCCGTTCGATGCTTCTTGCTCAGGGGGGATTCGCGGTATTTCTGCAAGCCCCGCCGAATGACCGGGCTCCTATCCTTGAACAGATTACCGGCACCGAGATCTACAGCCGGATATCTGTGAAGGTTCACGAGCGGCGTACAGAAGAACGGGATAAACTTGAAATATTGCAGGCCGAGCTGAAAGGAATCCAGGTTTTAAACGAAGATGAAGAAAGGGAGCTGCAATCCGGCCTGAAAGAAAAGCAAGGCCGGGAGAAGGAACTTGCCGGAAAAATGAACGACATACGCAAGTCCATAGCCTGGCTCGATGGGATGGTTGCCCTTGAGAAAGATCTGGGTGAACTGGATAAGAAGCAGCAGGATTTCGAGAAGCGCCGGCAGGAGTTTGATCCGGAATCAAAAAAGCTGGAAAAATCCCGCAAGGCCCTCAGTCTTGAAGGAGATTACAGAGGTATCGTTGCCGTGCGTGTCCAACAGGAAGCTGAGACAAAGGAACTTGACGGCGCAATCGCAGTGTTTCCCGAAAAAGATAAATCCCGTGCGGATGCGGTTGCCATAAAACAGAGCGCAGAGACCCTGCTTGCCGAGGCACGAACCAGGCAGACGTCTGAAGCGGCTGTCATCAAAAAGGTACGCGACTTTGATGCCAGGCTGAGTGAGCAGAAAAGGCAGGTTGAGGAGAAGGATAAGGCGATAGGGGAGATCAAGAAGCAGGGGAACGCCTATAAAAGCCAAATCGAAAATGGTGAACAGGAACTGAAGAAGACCCAGACTGCCCTGGAAGCCGTCCATAATTACCAGGCAAAACACGCTGCCGATGCAGCGCTGCTTACCAACCTTGCCGCAATCGACAGGGGATATGCTTTGCTTCGCGATAATGAAGCAAAGCATACCAAGGCATGCAAAGAGCTTTTCACGGCAACTGGGGAAAAAGAGTTTGCCCTGGCCTCACGCACCAAGATAGAGGCCGATCATGAAAAATCGCTCCAGGAATATGAGAAAGGACAAAGCGAACTTAAGCGCCTGACTGATGAAATCACGGCCATTCTCAAGAGACGTGAAATCAGCCAGTGGCGTCATGATACAGATGCCCTTAAAGGCCGCGAGCGTCTTTTGATTCAGACAGGCGAAACCATTGCCCGGATTGATAAGACACACACTGCACTGGAGGGCCTGAAATCGAGTATTGAAACATTAAAAACCGGCAATGTGAAACTTTTAGATGAGATAAAATCCTGCGCCGATAAAAAAGCGCTTCTGGAAAAAGATATTACAACCCTTGAAACACAGGTGTCACTCCTCAACCGTATCCGTAACCTTGAGGAAGAAAGGAAACGGCTTGAAGACGGCAAGCCATGCCCGCTGTGCGGCGCTCCCGATCATCCCTATGCACAGGGGAATGTCCCTGAGTTGAACGAGGCTGAGGCTGGGCTGAAAAAAACGAAGAGCGAATTCAAAAAAGTGTCTGAGAAACTGGAAAAGATGAAAGCCGACCAGGCCAAGACGGAAGCGGAAATTCAGCATGCGGAAAAAGGGATGGTAGAGAAAAAGGCAGCCATGGCTACAGACGAAAAGCAATGCTCAGAAGCTATGTTGATGCTGAATATCAAGGAAGCCCTGTACGAGCGATCCGTGAAAGTGCGTGAAGATATGGTGAACACTCAGGCGAAAATTGCCGAAACATCCGGTATTATCGCCATTGCCGAAGAGAATAGCAAAAAGGAGAAGTCGGCGCAAACTTCCCTGGAAAAAATAAGGGAGAAGTTTGACAACTCAGGCAAGGCTTTACAGGACGCCAGACACAAACTGGAGACGGCCGGCCATACGCATGAGCGGCTGATCAAAGATTGCGCCGCCCTGGCGGCAGATACTCAAAATGCCCGTACTGCTGCCCTTAAGGATGTTGAACCCTTCGGAGTCAGCCAGATTCCATTAGACAGTCTCGACGCCATACTGAAAGACCTCACCGCGCGGAAGGATACATGGCAGACAAAGAGTAATGAAAAAACCGCCCAGGAGAAAAAGATCGATGAACTGAAAGCCGATATCGGGAAATACAATGCCTTGTTGGGTAACCTCAAAGAAGATCTGGCGACAAGACGCAAAGATCATGACGATCTGAAGATGGCGTATGAAGCCCTGAGCGCTTCACGACGGGAACTCTTCGGAGAGAAAAACGCTGATCAGGAGGAAAAACATCTGGTGGACGCCGTGGATAAGGCGGGTAAAGCTTTTGAAAAAGCGCGCGAAGAATATGGACAAATTGAAAAAGAGATCAGCGCTCTGAAAGAGAAAATAGATTTATTGAAAATAAAAACAGGAAATCGGGTAAAGGAACTGGTGCAGGCCGAACAGAAACTGACGGAGCGGATCAAAGGGGCAGGATTCGAAGATGAGGCTGATTACCTGTCATCACGCCTGAGTGAAGAAGAGCGGGAACTCCTTGCTGACAAAGAGAAATCCCTGATCAAGGAAAAAACAGAACTTGACGCCCGCCGGAAGGACAGGTCGGAGGCGCTTGCATCTGAGAGAGAGAAGAATCTGTCGGATCAATCCAGTGAAACGCTTAAAGAAAACCTAAGCGCCTGTGAATCAGACCTTAAAAAGATAAGCCTTGATATTGGCGGAATCATAAGGATCTTGAGTGAAAACAAAAAACTAAGGGAAAAGCAGCAGGAACGCATAAAGAACATTGAAGCCCGGAAAAAGGAATGCGCACGCTGGGATGACCTGCATGACCTCATTGGCTCAGCCGACGGAAAGAAATTCCGGAATTTTGCACAGGGTCTGACGTTCGAAATGATGACGGCGCATGCCAACCGCCAGCTCAGGAAGATGTCGGATCGTTATCTGCTCATACGCGACTCATCTCAACCACTGGAATTGAATGTCATCGACAATTACCAGGCAGGTGAGATCCGTTCGACGAAAAATCTTTCCGGCGGCGAAAGCTTTATTGTGAGCCTTGCCCTGGCGCTCGGCCTTTCTCATATGGCAAGCCGGAATGTGCGGGTTGACTCGCTCTTTCTTGATGAAGGATTCGGTACCCTCGACGAAGATGCACTTGAAACAGCCATAGAGACTCTTGCGGGACTACAGCAGGACGGCAAGCTGATCGGTGTCATATCACATGTCACGGCGCTCAAGGAGCGCATCAGTACACAGATACAGGTAACTCCTGAGACAGGAGGCCGCAGCAGCTTGAGCGGTCCCGGATGCCGGAGGATTTGA
- a CDS encoding DNA-binding protein yields MPQSKILIDSNAYFRLAQSIRPLLQVEFGKEKYCLYVIKGLQEEYEKNPRLKNTFYWVNEPEYKKNRDCRLNIPRKSQQQITRVHDFIKNHAKYSYPGLSKVDITALAHAYVLDIPIVTDDSDMLDLAVEFNIKTLKTLELLKLMLDCRRIDITIVRQIASYWIYDDDKPKSFATDYKKLFKEPPPR; encoded by the coding sequence ATGCCTCAGTCAAAGATTCTGATAGACTCCAATGCTTATTTTCGTCTGGCCCAAAGCATTCGTCCCCTTCTTCAGGTTGAATTTGGAAAAGAGAAATATTGCCTTTATGTGATCAAGGGGCTTCAGGAAGAATACGAGAAGAATCCAAGACTCAAGAATACTTTCTATTGGGTGAATGAGCCTGAATACAAGAAGAATCGGGACTGTAGGCTGAACATTCCGAGAAAGAGCCAACAGCAGATAACACGAGTCCATGATTTCATTAAGAACCATGCCAAATATTCATATCCGGGACTTTCAAAGGTGGATATCACAGCCTTAGCTCATGCCTATGTGCTGGATATACCAATCGTTACGGACGACTCCGACATGCTGGATTTGGCCGTAGAGTTCAACATCAAGACATTGAAGACGCTGGAACTGCTGAAACTGATGCTGGATTGCCGTCGGATAGATATCACCATTGTGAGACAAATTGCATCATATTGGATTTATGATGACGATAAACCCAAATCATTTGCAACGGATTATAAAAAACTGTTTAAAGAACCACCGCCAAGATAA